A portion of the Lolium rigidum isolate FL_2022 chromosome 1, APGP_CSIRO_Lrig_0.1, whole genome shotgun sequence genome contains these proteins:
- the LOC124684420 gene encoding GDSL esterase/lipase At5g03610-like — MKLHPAAAVCCLVLVFLFDAALVEARSTPSAQGQWSSMFVFGDDFADNGNLPKLKRGQTPSESIGEDTTRQWSYPYGSYLSSRGPTPIPSGRFSNYHIQSDFIARILGLTEAPPAYVLTPDQSCDPSGMTLAFGGAGVHTVSKSAPTLTAQVNMFTSLVNDGVISKDQLRRSIALVAISGNDYLSGADVEEAHLSSFSDMNTYIGGVTSEIVKNVERLQKLGLRKVIVNNLHPIGCTPLKSSSSNYTTCDLLGNYGAALHNNNLERLMGRKNNAHILDLYTAFTDIVNHASRGLSDDAKRFNRNLAPCCVSAYDNGYCGQRSPSGERLYELCENPDKYFYWDEMHPTNAGWKAVMKALEEPLKEFLDRDYVP, encoded by the exons ATGAAGCTTCATCCGGCCGCCGCTGTCTGCTgccttgtcctcgtcttccttttCGATG CTGCTCTGGTGGAGGCCCGAAGCACACCTTCGGCTCAGGGACAGTGGTCCAGCATGTTCGTCTTCGGCGACGACTTCGCCGACAACGGCAACCTCCCCAAGCTGAAGCGCGGCCAGACTCCGTCTGAATCTATCGGGGAGGACACCACCCGCCAGTGGAGCTATCCCTACGGGTCATATCTCAGCTCTCGGGGACCAACCCCTATTCCAAGCGGACGCTTCTCCAACTACCACATTCAGTCAGATTTCATCG CGAGGATATTGGGTCTCACTGAAGCCCCTCCGGCATACGTGCTCACCCCAGATCAATCTTGCGATCCATCGGGCATGACACTTGCCTTTGGCGGCGCCGGCGTGCACACGGTGTCCAAGAGTGCGCCAACCCTCACCGCGCAGGTCAACATGTTCACCAGCCTAGTCAACGACGGGGTCATCTCGAAGGACCAGCTCCGCCGCTCCATAGCTCTCGTCGCCATCTCCGGCAATGATTACCTCAGCGGCGCCGACGTTGAGGAAGCCCACTTGAGCAGCTTCAGCGAC ATGAATACCTACATTGGGGGTGTGACCTCTGAGATCGTGAAGAACGTGGAGCGGCTGCAGAAGCTCGGCCTGAGGAAGGTGATCGTGAACAACCTGCACCCCATCGGCTGCACGCCTCTGAAATCCAGCTCGAGCAACTACACCACGTGCGACCTTCTCGGCAACTACGGAGCTGCTCTGCATAACAACAACCTGGAAAGGTTGATGGGCAGGAAGAACAATGCCCACATACTGGACCTCTACACCGCCTTCACCGACATTGTCAACCACGCCTCCC GTGGACTGTCGGATGACGCCAAAAGGTTCAACCGCAATTTAGCCCCGTGCTGCGTGAGCGCTTATGATAATGGGTACTGTGGGCAGCGCAGCCCTTCAGGAGAGCGCCTCTACGAGCTGTGCGAGAATCCCGACAAGTACTTCTACTGGGACGAGATGCACCCCACCAATGCTGGGTGGAAGGCCGTGATGAAGGCGCTAGAAGAGCCTTTGAAGGAGTTCCTTGATCGGGACTATGTTCCTTGA